The following coding sequences lie in one Tichowtungia aerotolerans genomic window:
- a CDS encoding glycine--tRNA ligase yields MLLRIGMLMEPNDYHVSMDALASLCKRRGFIFQTSEIYGGINGFWDYGPLGVELKRNIKESWWKSVVQTRENVVGLDSSIIMHPRVWEASGHVGNFKDPMLDCRETKGRYRADQILVFKHKSNAATLMFAYPEDEEPPRKKVKKMGKQNPDEYEIVPLLDIPVENYDRLVGPDASEAGTLTEPRAFNLMFKTHVGPVEENAAVAWLRPETAQGIFAQFGNVHAVSRQKIPFGIAQIGKAFRNEINPRNYTFRSREFEQMELEYFIKPGTDAEQHEYWVSERLKWYERVGLPEGRMHRDIHEGDALAHYASACTDIMYDFPFGTQELEGIAARGNFDLTQHQNTSGKGLEYYDEETKERYLPHVVEPSAGVDRIALALLCEAYRVEWIPKDGGEVLTADPDAKRAPEGYEARTVLRFAPSIAPYKVAVFPLLKNKEELVGKAREVFEQLNERWNCFYDQAGAIGRRYRRQDEIGTPLGVTIDFDTLEDDTVTVRDRDTMEQVRMPISELEAYVAEKVRF; encoded by the coding sequence TTGCTTTTAAGGATAGGAATGCTTATGGAACCGAATGATTATCATGTATCGATGGATGCGCTGGCATCGCTGTGCAAGCGCCGCGGCTTTATTTTCCAAACTTCGGAAATCTACGGAGGCATTAACGGCTTCTGGGATTACGGTCCGCTCGGCGTCGAACTGAAACGCAACATCAAGGAATCCTGGTGGAAATCCGTCGTCCAGACCCGCGAAAACGTCGTTGGACTCGACAGTTCCATCATTATGCACCCGCGCGTGTGGGAAGCCTCCGGCCATGTCGGCAACTTCAAGGACCCGATGCTCGACTGCCGCGAAACCAAAGGCCGCTACCGCGCCGACCAGATCCTCGTCTTCAAACACAAGTCCAACGCGGCCACCCTGATGTTCGCCTATCCCGAAGACGAAGAGCCGCCGCGCAAAAAAGTCAAAAAAATGGGCAAGCAGAACCCGGACGAGTACGAAATCGTGCCGCTGCTCGACATCCCGGTCGAAAACTATGACCGCCTCGTCGGCCCGGACGCCTCCGAAGCCGGCACCCTCACCGAGCCGCGCGCGTTCAACCTGATGTTCAAAACGCACGTCGGACCCGTCGAAGAAAATGCCGCCGTCGCCTGGCTGCGCCCCGAAACCGCACAGGGCATCTTCGCCCAGTTCGGCAACGTCCACGCCGTCTCGCGCCAGAAAATTCCGTTCGGAATCGCCCAGATCGGCAAAGCCTTCCGCAACGAAATCAACCCGCGCAACTACACCTTCCGCTCGCGCGAATTCGAGCAGATGGAACTCGAATACTTCATCAAACCCGGCACTGATGCTGAACAGCACGAATACTGGGTATCCGAGCGCCTCAAATGGTATGAAAGAGTCGGACTTCCCGAAGGCCGCATGCACCGCGACATTCACGAAGGCGACGCCCTCGCCCACTATGCCAGCGCCTGCACCGACATCATGTACGACTTCCCCTTCGGCACCCAGGAGCTCGAAGGAATCGCCGCGCGCGGCAACTTCGACCTCACCCAGCACCAGAACACCTCCGGCAAAGGCCTCGAATACTACGATGAAGAGACCAAGGAGCGCTACCTGCCGCACGTCGTCGAGCCCTCCGCCGGCGTCGACCGCATCGCACTCGCGCTGCTCTGCGAAGCCTACCGCGTCGAATGGATTCCCAAAGACGGCGGCGAAGTCCTCACCGCCGACCCGGACGCCAAACGCGCACCGGAAGGCTACGAAGCTCGCACCGTCCTGCGCTTTGCCCCCAGCATCGCGCCGTACAAAGTGGCCGTCTTCCCGCTGCTCAAAAACAAAGAGGAGCTCGTCGGCAAAGCCCGCGAAGTGTTCGAACAGCTCAACGAGCGCTGGAACTGCTTCTACGACCAGGCCGGCGCCATCGGACGCCGCTACCGCCGCCAGGACGAAATCGGAACCCCGCTCGGCGTCACCATCGACTTCGACACCCTCGAAGACGACACCGTCACCGTGCGCGACCGCGACACCATGGAGCAGGTTCGCATGCCCATCAGCGAGCTCGAAGCTTACGTCGCAGAGAAGGTTCGGTTCTAA
- the speA gene encoding biosynthetic arginine decarboxylase, producing MKSLQSGWSSAKAAEVYGVERWGAGYFSVSETGEVVVHPSGNGASVSLQEISQGIQERGFDLPVLVRISDILDARIKNLHESFGAAIQEYGYSGCYRGVYPIKVNQQQQVVEEICNFGAHYHHGLEAGSKAELIAAMSFLQDSGAYLVCNGYKDEEFVDLGLYTLKMGIRCVFVIEMPSELDLILERSKKLGVRPILGVRMKLSTQASGHWTESGGERSVFGLNTAQVMDAVDRLREEEMLDCLHLLHYHLGSQIPNIRDIREAVKEGCRIYAGLVNEGAAMGALDLGGGLAVDYDGSHTDFTSSCNYGTAEYCSAIVEEIMSILDETGTPHPDIVTESGRATVAYYSVLLFNVLDVSRFETHDLPETLPEDAHELLGNLMETLNALSVEKVQECYHDAVYYRDEAHELFKRGGITLRERGVAGQIFWHILRRISVLLKDLDYVPDEFEHLPAALADVYYGNFSLFQSLPDSWAIDQLFPILPIHRLNEEPTHEAILADITCDCDGKIDRFIDLHDVRRTLPVHDLRDDEDYTLGVFLVGAYQETLGDLHNLLGDTNVVSVQIDEDGHIHYSREIEGDSVADVLSYVEYEPKEMVRRVRAMAERAVKSGRISPKERRAVMDAYESGLRGYTYFEREN from the coding sequence TTGAAGAGTTTGCAGAGCGGTTGGTCGTCAGCGAAAGCGGCGGAGGTTTATGGTGTCGAGCGCTGGGGTGCCGGTTATTTCAGTGTATCCGAAACCGGCGAAGTGGTGGTTCATCCGTCCGGAAACGGTGCCTCGGTGAGTCTGCAGGAGATTTCGCAGGGGATTCAGGAGCGGGGCTTTGACCTGCCGGTGCTGGTGCGCATCAGTGATATCCTCGATGCGCGCATCAAGAATCTGCATGAGAGTTTCGGTGCGGCGATTCAGGAGTATGGATATAGCGGCTGCTATCGTGGCGTCTATCCGATCAAAGTGAATCAGCAGCAGCAGGTTGTTGAGGAGATCTGTAATTTCGGCGCGCATTATCATCATGGTCTGGAAGCGGGCAGCAAGGCCGAGCTGATTGCTGCGATGTCGTTCCTGCAGGATTCCGGTGCGTATCTGGTTTGTAACGGATACAAGGACGAAGAATTTGTCGATTTGGGACTCTACACCCTGAAGATGGGGATTCGCTGTGTTTTCGTCATCGAAATGCCCTCGGAACTCGATCTGATCCTGGAGCGATCGAAGAAACTCGGAGTGCGCCCGATTCTTGGAGTCCGCATGAAGCTTTCCACGCAGGCGAGCGGTCACTGGACTGAGTCCGGCGGAGAGCGCAGCGTGTTCGGCCTCAATACGGCGCAGGTTATGGATGCCGTCGACCGCTTGCGCGAGGAGGAGATGCTCGACTGCCTGCATCTGCTTCACTATCACCTGGGCTCTCAAATTCCTAATATTCGCGATATCCGTGAGGCGGTCAAAGAAGGCTGCCGGATCTATGCCGGGCTGGTCAATGAAGGGGCGGCCATGGGAGCGCTGGACCTCGGCGGGGGACTGGCGGTGGACTATGACGGATCACATACGGATTTTACGAGCAGCTGCAACTACGGTACCGCCGAGTACTGCTCGGCCATTGTTGAGGAAATCATGAGTATTCTGGATGAGACCGGCACGCCGCATCCGGATATTGTCACCGAATCCGGCCGGGCTACGGTCGCCTACTATTCGGTGCTTCTGTTCAATGTGCTCGATGTCAGCCGTTTCGAAACGCACGATCTGCCCGAAACGCTGCCGGAGGACGCCCACGAACTTCTGGGGAACCTGATGGAAACGCTCAACGCCCTGAGTGTCGAAAAAGTCCAGGAGTGCTACCACGATGCCGTGTATTACCGCGACGAGGCGCACGAGCTGTTTAAGCGCGGCGGCATCACGCTGCGCGAGCGCGGGGTGGCCGGACAGATCTTCTGGCACATCCTGCGCCGCATTTCCGTGCTGCTCAAAGACCTCGACTATGTTCCCGATGAGTTCGAACACCTGCCCGCCGCGCTGGCCGATGTCTACTACGGCAACTTCAGCCTCTTCCAGTCGCTGCCCGACAGCTGGGCCATCGATCAGCTTTTCCCGATTCTGCCGATTCACCGCCTGAATGAAGAACCGACCCACGAGGCGATTCTGGCCGACATCACCTGCGACTGCGACGGCAAAATCGACCGCTTCATCGACCTGCACGATGTGCGGCGCACACTGCCGGTGCATGATCTGCGCGATGATGAAGACTACACCCTCGGCGTTTTTCTGGTCGGGGCCTACCAGGAGACGCTGGGGGATCTGCATAATCTGCTCGGCGATACCAATGTGGTCAGTGTGCAGATTGATGAGGACGGTCACATTCACTACAGCCGCGAGATCGAAGGCGACAGTGTTGCCGATGTGCTCAGTTATGTGGAGTATGAGCCGAAGGAGATGGTGCGACGGGTGCGGGCCATGGCGGAGCGGGCGGTCAAGTCCGGTCGGATTTCACCCAAAGAGCGTCGGGCCGTCATGGATGCCTATGAAAGCGGTCTGCGTGGATATACTTATTTTGAGAGGGAAAACTGA
- a CDS encoding saccharopine dehydrogenase family protein → MGKVLIIGAGGVSSVVVHKCAQHPDVFEEIVLASRTKSKCDSIAAQIDRPIETAQVDADNVPELVELIKKVQPDLVLNVALPYQDLHIMDACLETGVNYLDTANYEPEDTAKFEYKWQWDYQDRFKDAGIMALLGSGFDPGVTSVFCTYIQKHHLDEVHTIDIIDVNAGDHGYPFATNFNPEINIREVTARGRYWEKGEWKETDPLSVKHAFEVPENIGTPNIYLMYHEELESLAKHIPHLKRARFWMSFGDSYLKHLEVLGNVGMTRIDEVEFNGQKIIPLQFLKALLPDPATLGPRTVGKTWIGCQVTGLKDGKEKTVTIYNTCDHQECYKEVQSQAISYTTGVPAMIGANLMISKVWSGEGVFNMEQMDPDPFMDLLNTCGLPWKVIDGPVIDLG, encoded by the coding sequence ATGGGCAAAGTTTTGATTATTGGAGCCGGCGGGGTGAGCAGTGTGGTCGTTCATAAATGCGCGCAGCATCCGGACGTTTTTGAAGAAATTGTTTTGGCCAGCCGCACGAAAAGCAAGTGCGACTCCATCGCCGCTCAGATTGACCGTCCGATAGAAACTGCTCAGGTCGATGCCGATAATGTTCCCGAGCTCGTTGAACTGATTAAAAAAGTCCAGCCCGACCTCGTTCTCAACGTCGCTTTGCCCTATCAGGATCTGCACATCATGGACGCCTGTCTTGAAACCGGCGTCAACTATCTCGATACCGCCAACTATGAACCGGAAGACACTGCGAAGTTCGAATATAAATGGCAGTGGGACTATCAGGACCGTTTCAAAGACGCAGGGATTATGGCGCTGCTCGGCTCCGGCTTCGATCCCGGCGTCACCTCTGTCTTCTGTACCTACATTCAGAAGCACCACCTCGATGAAGTTCACACCATCGATATCATCGATGTCAATGCCGGGGATCACGGCTATCCGTTTGCCACCAATTTCAATCCCGAAATCAATATCCGTGAAGTCACCGCCCGCGGCCGTTACTGGGAAAAAGGCGAATGGAAAGAAACCGACCCGCTCTCCGTCAAGCATGCCTTTGAAGTGCCGGAAAACATCGGTACGCCCAACATCTACCTGATGTATCACGAAGAGCTCGAATCGCTCGCCAAACACATCCCGCACCTGAAGCGCGCACGCTTCTGGATGAGCTTCGGCGACAGCTACCTCAAACACCTCGAAGTGCTCGGCAACGTCGGCATGACCCGCATCGACGAAGTTGAATTCAACGGACAGAAAATCATTCCGCTTCAGTTCCTTAAAGCCCTGCTGCCCGATCCGGCCACGCTCGGTCCCCGCACCGTTGGCAAAACATGGATCGGCTGCCAGGTCACCGGCCTCAAAGACGGTAAGGAGAAAACCGTCACCATCTACAACACCTGCGATCACCAGGAGTGCTACAAAGAAGTGCAGTCGCAGGCCATTTCCTACACCACCGGCGTGCCCGCCATGATCGGGGCCAACCTCATGATTTCCAAGGTTTGGAGCGGCGAGGGCGTCTTCAACATGGAACAGATGGACCCCGATCCCTTCATGGACCTGCTCAACACCTGCGGTCTGCCGTGGAAAGTCATCGACGGCCCCGTCATCGATCTCGGATAA
- a CDS encoding BaiN/RdsA family NAD(P)/FAD-dependent oxidoreductase, with protein MYDVIIIGGGAAGMFAAAVLAEEAPELNVLVLEKGAKPLAKVRVSGGGRCNLTHVCSDIREFIKNYPRGGRELIGPFNRFGPAQTVDWFEWHGVPLVTLDDGCLFPESDSSESVIDALLESGAKIRTNAQVAKIFGFEGGFNVKLTDGEQLSCRKLLVATGGGAFVEGLGHTIEPCVPSLFTFNTSDKELTALSGIVVEPVQVSAGKLKADGALLITHQGVSGPAVLRLSSFGARTLAETNYRFEMKINWLPDQNAEQIFQTLEKQKAASPKKQIGTWSPVGLVSRLWKLLVARAGIDETREWGGCSAKALRQLAAQISGFTLPITGKNRHREEFVTCGGIRLKEVNFQTMESRLVPGLYVAGEVLDIDALTGGFNLQAAWTTGYLAAQAMMI; from the coding sequence ATGTACGATGTAATTATTATCGGCGGGGGCGCGGCGGGCATGTTTGCCGCCGCGGTACTCGCGGAAGAGGCTCCGGAGCTGAATGTGCTGGTGCTCGAAAAGGGCGCGAAGCCGCTGGCGAAGGTCCGTGTTTCGGGCGGCGGGCGCTGCAATTTGACGCATGTCTGCTCCGACATTCGCGAGTTCATCAAAAACTATCCGCGCGGCGGGCGCGAGCTGATCGGCCCGTTCAACCGTTTTGGGCCGGCGCAAACCGTCGACTGGTTTGAGTGGCACGGCGTGCCGCTGGTCACGCTCGACGACGGCTGCCTTTTTCCCGAATCCGACAGCTCTGAAAGTGTGATTGATGCGCTGCTCGAAAGCGGCGCGAAGATCCGGACGAATGCGCAAGTCGCCAAAATTTTTGGCTTTGAGGGTGGGTTCAATGTGAAGCTGACGGACGGCGAGCAGCTCAGTTGCCGTAAGCTGCTGGTGGCGACCGGCGGCGGCGCATTTGTCGAAGGGCTCGGCCACACCATCGAGCCGTGCGTGCCGTCGCTGTTTACATTCAATACGTCGGATAAAGAACTGACCGCACTGTCCGGAATCGTGGTGGAGCCGGTTCAGGTGAGCGCCGGAAAGCTGAAGGCGGACGGTGCACTGCTGATAACGCATCAGGGCGTCAGTGGCCCGGCGGTTTTGCGGCTTTCGTCATTTGGTGCGCGGACGCTGGCGGAAACCAATTACCGCTTTGAAATGAAGATCAATTGGCTCCCGGATCAGAACGCGGAACAGATTTTCCAAACCTTGGAAAAACAGAAGGCGGCGTCGCCGAAAAAGCAGATCGGAACCTGGTCGCCGGTCGGGCTGGTTTCCAGACTTTGGAAACTGCTGGTTGCCCGCGCGGGCATCGATGAGACGCGCGAGTGGGGCGGATGCTCCGCGAAGGCGCTGCGGCAGCTTGCCGCGCAGATCAGCGGGTTCACGCTTCCAATTACTGGAAAAAACCGGCACCGCGAGGAATTTGTCACCTGCGGCGGAATTCGCCTGAAGGAAGTGAATTTCCAGACGATGGAAAGCCGTCTGGTTCCCGGTCTCTATGTTGCGGGCGAGGTGCTCGATATCGATGCGCTGACCGGCGGCTTCAATCTGCAGGCGGCATGGACAACGGGATATCTCGCGGCGCAGGCGATGATGATTTAG
- the infA gene encoding translation initiation factor IF-1, whose translation MAKVKEDLIVMDGTVVDVLPATMYRVELENGHKLLAHVSGKIRKNFIRISTGDRVTVEISAYDLTKGRITYRHS comes from the coding sequence ATGGCCAAAGTTAAAGAAGATTTGATTGTGATGGACGGGACGGTAGTCGATGTGCTGCCGGCAACCATGTATCGGGTGGAACTGGAAAACGGCCACAAATTGCTGGCGCATGTTTCCGGAAAAATCCGCAAGAATTTCATTCGCATTTCGACGGGGGATCGTGTGACCGTGGAAATCTCCGCGTATGACCTGACCAAGGGCCGCATTACCTATCGCCACAGCTGA
- the nspC gene encoding carboxynorspermidine decarboxylase: MNLRTVSTPCFIVDEALVRRNCEILASVKERTGCKILLALKGFACWPLFPMVGKYLDGVCASSPWEARLGREEFGREVHAFAAAYSDADFAELLTLCDEIDFNSFHQLNRFRDVAERDLRARLSALGEPVPPVKIGLRINPECSTQDHAIYDPCAPKSRLGIRRADFEGQSLDGISGLHFHTLCEQNADALEKTLAAVEEKFGEFLPQMEWVNFGGGHHITRDDYDVDRLCELINAFKAKYGVQVILEPGEAVALNAGVLVASVLDVVHNEMDIAILDVSCTCHMPDVMEMPYRPVITGAGESGEKAHTYRLAGLSCLAGDVIGDWSFDEPLKPGDRLEFLDMAHYTMVKTTFFNGIQHPSIAIQRGDELEVVRKFNYQDYKNQLA; this comes from the coding sequence ATGAATTTACGGACGGTTTCCACTCCCTGTTTTATTGTTGATGAGGCGCTGGTACGGCGGAACTGCGAAATCCTCGCATCTGTTAAAGAACGGACCGGATGCAAGATCCTGCTGGCGCTCAAAGGTTTTGCCTGCTGGCCGCTTTTTCCAATGGTTGGAAAATACCTCGACGGCGTCTGCGCCAGCTCCCCGTGGGAGGCGCGCCTCGGCCGTGAGGAATTCGGCAGGGAAGTCCATGCTTTTGCTGCTGCTTATTCGGACGCCGATTTTGCGGAACTGCTGACCCTTTGCGATGAGATTGACTTCAACTCGTTCCATCAACTGAATCGATTCCGTGATGTGGCGGAACGCGACCTCCGGGCGCGTTTGAGCGCGCTCGGAGAGCCCGTTCCACCTGTTAAAATCGGACTGCGCATTAACCCCGAATGCTCCACGCAAGATCATGCCATTTATGATCCCTGCGCGCCGAAGTCCCGCCTTGGAATCCGGCGGGCGGATTTTGAAGGACAAAGCCTCGACGGTATTTCCGGACTGCATTTCCATACGCTGTGTGAACAGAACGCCGATGCACTCGAAAAAACGCTGGCCGCAGTCGAAGAAAAATTCGGCGAGTTTCTGCCGCAGATGGAGTGGGTCAATTTCGGCGGCGGACACCACATTACGCGCGACGACTATGATGTTGATCGGCTTTGCGAGCTCATTAATGCGTTTAAGGCGAAATACGGTGTGCAGGTGATTCTGGAGCCGGGCGAAGCGGTTGCGCTCAACGCGGGAGTGCTGGTTGCTTCCGTGCTCGATGTGGTTCACAACGAAATGGACATTGCCATTCTCGATGTTTCCTGCACCTGCCACATGCCGGATGTGATGGAGATGCCGTACCGACCGGTTATCACCGGGGCCGGGGAGTCCGGCGAAAAGGCGCATACTTACCGGTTGGCCGGTCTCAGCTGTTTGGCCGGCGATGTCATCGGCGACTGGTCTTTTGATGAACCGCTGAAGCCGGGCGATCGGTTGGAGTTTCTCGACATGGCCCACTACACCATGGTCAAAACCACGTTTTTCAACGGCATTCAGCATCCTTCCATCGCCATCCAGCGCGGCGACGAACTTGAGGTTGTTCGCAAGTTTAATTATCAGGATTACAAAAACCAATTAGCTTAA
- a CDS encoding TetR/AcrR family transcriptional regulator: MARRTKEEADATRESVLMAALDLFAEKGYSRTTLAGIAKRIGMTRGAVYWHFDNKEALLAALIDHVHELKEDVVHSQISNIQTIDDLRKACILHAQMVESDPVVHKFEFFMMYQMEWSEELLEQTKRNMDELRENPLDSFKKHFNQPQIAARLNPGVDTNLLVMTLASFWVGACKICLGYHFPDSEVVREDGETTGTGVSFVKTVERGFDLIMNGVLKKEA; this comes from the coding sequence ATGGCAAGACGAACCAAAGAGGAAGCGGACGCAACGCGCGAGAGCGTGTTGATGGCCGCATTGGATCTGTTTGCGGAAAAAGGGTATTCGCGAACGACACTCGCAGGCATTGCTAAACGAATCGGTATGACGCGCGGAGCGGTGTACTGGCATTTTGACAACAAAGAGGCACTGCTTGCTGCATTGATTGATCATGTGCACGAGCTGAAAGAGGACGTGGTCCATTCGCAGATTTCTAACATTCAGACAATTGACGATCTGCGAAAAGCCTGCATCCTGCACGCACAGATGGTCGAGAGCGACCCCGTAGTTCACAAGTTTGAGTTTTTTATGATGTATCAGATGGAATGGTCCGAAGAACTGCTGGAGCAGACCAAGCGCAATATGGATGAGCTCCGTGAAAATCCGCTGGACAGTTTTAAAAAACATTTCAACCAGCCTCAAATTGCTGCACGTTTAAATCCGGGAGTTGATACGAATCTTTTAGTGATGACTTTGGCATCCTTCTGGGTCGGTGCCTGTAAAATATGTCTGGGGTATCACTTCCCGGATTCAGAGGTGGTTCGTGAAGACGGTGAGACGACAGGAACAGGAGTCAGTTTTGTAAAAACCGTGGAGCGCGGTTTCGATTTAATTATGAATGGGGTTTTAAAGAAAGAGGCATGA
- a CDS encoding efflux RND transporter periplasmic adaptor subunit: MNKKMIFAGVGVVLVAGAGGWFLRGMAGAKGPGMPGMGGMQMPPPAVNAMEIRPSFLRPAEEFIARVEPVQDVMIRSEISGMIETVHFSEGAQVREGDVLFTIDRRSYQAAADAAEADLLLARRLYERLQKADERSVSKSDLETAESDLLRAQAAFDAAQVDLERTEIKAPVSGRIGSALIKKGNYVTPASGDLARIVQIDPIRVTFSMTDREYLALRQRELAGDGRVRVAQVRLADGSTFDAVGRKDFDDNAINPATGTIAVRYLFENKDQLLLPGGFVTALIRNSDAAAGILIPQKAVLVDQQGAYVLTVDEAGSVGTARIAPGQQVGTGITVLSGLKEGDRIIVDGVQKAQPGATVSVTLLEDK, encoded by the coding sequence ATGAATAAAAAAATGATTTTTGCGGGCGTGGGGGTTGTCTTGGTCGCCGGAGCCGGCGGCTGGTTTCTTCGCGGCATGGCCGGCGCCAAAGGCCCCGGCATGCCGGGGATGGGCGGCATGCAGATGCCGCCGCCGGCGGTCAATGCCATGGAGATCCGTCCCTCCTTCCTGCGCCCCGCCGAGGAGTTTATCGCCCGGGTCGAGCCCGTTCAGGATGTGATGATCCGCAGCGAAATTTCCGGAATGATTGAAACCGTTCATTTTTCCGAGGGGGCTCAGGTTCGCGAAGGCGACGTGCTCTTCACCATCGACAGGCGCAGCTATCAGGCCGCCGCCGATGCGGCGGAGGCCGATCTGCTGCTTGCCCGGCGGCTGTATGAGCGGCTGCAGAAGGCCGATGAGCGCAGCGTTTCCAAATCCGATCTCGAAACGGCTGAAAGCGATCTGCTGCGGGCGCAGGCCGCCTTCGATGCCGCACAGGTGGATCTGGAGCGCACGGAAATCAAGGCGCCTGTCAGCGGGCGCATCGGTTCGGCGCTGATCAAAAAAGGCAACTATGTTACGCCGGCGTCCGGGGACCTGGCGCGCATTGTGCAGATCGATCCGATCCGGGTGACCTTTTCGATGACCGACCGCGAGTATCTCGCGCTTCGGCAGCGGGAACTGGCCGGCGACGGCCGCGTGCGCGTCGCCCAGGTTCGGCTGGCGGACGGCTCCACCTTTGATGCCGTCGGCAGGAAGGATTTTGACGACAACGCCATCAACCCGGCGACCGGCACGATTGCCGTCCGCTACCTGTTCGAAAACAAAGACCAGCTGCTGCTCCCCGGCGGTTTCGTGACGGCGCTGATCCGCAACTCCGACGCCGCCGCGGGGATCCTGATTCCGCAGAAGGCGGTGCTGGTCGATCAGCAGGGAGCCTATGTGCTCACGGTGGATGAGGCCGGTTCTGTGGGAACGGCGCGGATTGCGCCGGGTCAGCAGGTCGGCACCGGCATCACCGTGCTGTCCGGACTGAAAGAAGGCGACCGGATTATTGTCGACGGCGTGCAGAAGGCACAGCCGGGGGCGACGGTCAGTGTGACTTTGCTGGAGGATAAATAA